One region of Hymenobacter sediminicola genomic DNA includes:
- a CDS encoding ferritin-like domain-containing protein, with translation MAAITGETARAYNDLVEINKTAAKGYQEAAEEISDANLKSKLSQMSQQRAQFAADLTQHAQQFGINPAQESTVEATIADAAAAVHRGWINIKSAITGQDDSAILGECENGDSVALQSYETALKSQELPAEARTVIQQQHGSILSDKNWITQQKATR, from the coding sequence ATGGCAGCTATTACCGGCGAAACCGCCCGCGCATACAACGACTTGGTTGAAATCAACAAGACAGCCGCCAAAGGCTACCAAGAAGCAGCAGAGGAGATTTCCGATGCAAATCTAAAATCGAAGCTGAGCCAGATGAGCCAGCAACGCGCCCAATTTGCCGCCGACCTCACGCAGCATGCGCAGCAATTTGGCATCAATCCGGCGCAGGAAAGCACAGTTGAGGCCACGATAGCCGATGCTGCCGCTGCTGTACACCGGGGCTGGATCAATATCAAATCGGCCATTACGGGCCAAGATGACTCGGCTATTCTGGGCGAGTGCGAAAACGGTGATTCGGTGGCTCTGCAGTCGTATGAAACAGCGCTGAAGTCGCAGGAACTGCCCGCAGAAGCCCGCACCGTCATTCAGCAACAGCATGGCTCCATCCTGTCTGATAAGAACTGGATTACGCAGCAGAAAGCGACACGCTAG
- a CDS encoding DNA topoisomerase IV subunit B has translation MSEEQISVATHGYTEDSIRSLDWREHIRLRPGMYIGKLGDGSAYDDGIYVLVKEVIDNSIDEHVMGHGRTIEIKISDHRVQVRDYGRGIPLGKVVDVVSKINTGGKYDSKVFQKSVGLNGVGTKAVNALSNYFLVQSVRDGLMKSAEFAQGILTSDAKPVKTSQRNGTLMTFQPDDTIFRNYRFIPEYLENQIWNYVYLNAGLTINFNGQKYYSENGLADLLARKADPESLRYPVIHLKGEDIEMAITHGNDYGEEYYSFVNGQYTTQGGTHLAAFREAVVKTVREFYKKEYDATDVRGSIIAAISVRVQEPVFESQTKTKLGSMNMGPDGPTVRGFILDFVKESLDNFLHKNPATAEALRKRIEQSERERKDMAGVKKLANQRAKKANLHNRKLRDCRFHLGEGKQEAEALTTLFITEGDSASGSITKSRNVETEAVFSLRGKPLNCFGLKKKIVYENEELNLLQHALNIEEGIEGLRYNRVVIATDADVDGMHIRLLLLTFFLQFFPDLVRNGHVFILETPLFRVRNKKTTIYCYNEQEKQAAMRQLGRNPEVTRFKGLGEISPDEFGKFIGDNIKLEPVILQSDRSIQQVLTYYMGKNTPARQEFIIENLRQEKDLVTSDVLPVAEVPEEDLA, from the coding sequence ATGAGTGAAGAACAGATATCCGTTGCTACGCACGGCTACACCGAAGACAGCATTCGTTCCCTTGACTGGCGCGAGCATATCCGGTTGCGGCCTGGTATGTATATCGGCAAGCTCGGCGATGGTTCGGCGTACGATGATGGCATCTATGTGTTGGTAAAAGAAGTCATCGACAACTCGATTGACGAACACGTGATGGGCCACGGCCGCACGATTGAAATTAAGATTTCTGACCACCGGGTGCAGGTGCGCGACTACGGCCGCGGCATTCCGCTGGGTAAAGTGGTGGATGTAGTCAGCAAAATCAACACGGGCGGCAAGTACGATTCCAAGGTCTTTCAGAAGTCTGTGGGGTTAAACGGGGTCGGTACCAAAGCGGTTAATGCGCTCAGCAATTACTTTCTGGTACAGAGCGTCCGCGACGGGCTGATGAAGTCTGCCGAGTTTGCGCAGGGTATCCTTACCAGCGACGCTAAGCCGGTGAAAACCAGCCAGCGCAACGGCACGCTGATGACATTCCAGCCAGACGACACGATTTTCCGCAACTACCGCTTTATCCCAGAGTACCTCGAAAATCAGATCTGGAATTATGTGTACCTGAATGCTGGCCTCACCATCAACTTCAACGGCCAGAAGTACTACTCCGAAAACGGCCTCGCCGACCTGCTGGCCCGCAAAGCTGATCCGGAAAGCCTGCGCTACCCGGTCATCCACCTCAAAGGCGAGGATATTGAGATGGCCATCACGCACGGCAACGACTACGGCGAAGAGTACTACTCGTTCGTGAACGGGCAGTATACCACGCAGGGTGGAACGCACTTGGCCGCCTTCCGCGAGGCAGTAGTGAAAACGGTGCGCGAGTTCTACAAGAAAGAGTACGATGCTACCGATGTCCGAGGCTCCATTATTGCGGCCATTTCGGTAAGGGTGCAGGAACCCGTGTTCGAAAGCCAGACCAAAACCAAGCTGGGCTCCATGAACATGGGGCCCGATGGCCCCACGGTACGCGGCTTTATTCTGGACTTCGTAAAAGAATCCCTCGACAACTTCCTGCATAAAAATCCTGCTACTGCCGAGGCGCTGCGCAAGCGTATTGAGCAGAGCGAGCGGGAACGGAAGGATATGGCGGGCGTGAAGAAGCTGGCCAACCAGCGCGCCAAAAAGGCCAACCTGCACAACCGGAAGCTGCGCGACTGCCGCTTCCACCTCGGCGAAGGCAAACAGGAAGCCGAAGCCCTGACCACGCTGTTCATCACCGAAGGTGACTCTGCGTCGGGCTCTATCACGAAAAGCCGCAACGTAGAAACGGAGGCCGTTTTCAGCCTCCGCGGTAAGCCGCTGAACTGCTTTGGGCTGAAAAAGAAGATTGTGTACGAAAACGAGGAGCTGAATCTGTTGCAGCACGCCCTCAACATCGAGGAAGGCATTGAAGGGCTGCGCTACAACCGCGTGGTTATTGCTACCGATGCCGACGTGGATGGGATGCACATCCGGTTGCTGCTGCTCACGTTCTTCCTGCAGTTCTTCCCGGACCTCGTGCGCAACGGCCATGTGTTTATTCTGGAAACGCCGCTGTTCCGCGTCCGCAACAAGAAAACGACCATCTACTGCTACAACGAGCAGGAGAAGCAGGCTGCCATGCGCCAGCTCGGCCGCAACCCCGAAGTCACGCGCTTCAAAGGGCTGGGCGAAATCAGCCCCGACGAATTCGGCAAGTTCATCGGTGACAACATCAAGCTGGAGCCCGTGATTCTGCAGTCGGACCGTAGTATTCAGCAGGTACTGACTTATTACATGGGCAAGAACACGCCGGCCCGTCAGGAATTCATCATCGAAAACCTGCGTCAGGAAAAGGACCTGGTAACCTCGGATGTGCTGCCCGTAGCAGAAGTGCCCGAGGAAGATTTAGCGTAA
- a CDS encoding DNA topoisomerase IB, whose amino-acid sequence MSASATTHARPKTRKKHLLPLEEAHELYKDPARQAELAGLRYQTDTKPGITRKATRNGNFGYYTAQGEKIMDEKVLSRIQSFVIPPAWTEVWISPSPNSHLQVTGRDAKGRKQYLYHAAWDQARALTKFSRLRAFGEKLAELRAQMHKDLARPQLDKQKVMALVLTLMDKSFIRVGNREYAEKNKTYGLTTLRDKHVQVTGADVRFAFVGKKGVAHDLTLHDRKLARLVLKCKEIPGQHLFQYYSTDGQRQELESGDVNEYLQQVTGMKLSAKDFRTWGGTVKMVECLERVLDEEPDFPKPKTLKRALKDVAHDLGNTPTVCSKYYIHPQVMELFNSDKLIDYLRRHDADPAENDLLTPTEHMVLDMLAELEKAK is encoded by the coding sequence ATGTCCGCTTCTGCCACTACCCACGCCCGCCCCAAAACCCGCAAAAAGCACCTGCTTCCTCTGGAGGAAGCGCACGAATTGTACAAAGATCCTGCTCGTCAGGCCGAGCTGGCTGGCTTGCGTTACCAAACCGATACCAAACCGGGTATCACTCGCAAAGCTACCCGCAACGGTAATTTTGGCTACTACACCGCGCAGGGCGAGAAAATTATGGACGAGAAAGTGCTCAGCCGTATCCAGAGCTTCGTGATTCCGCCAGCCTGGACGGAAGTCTGGATTTCGCCTTCGCCCAACAGCCATTTGCAGGTAACGGGCCGTGACGCGAAAGGCCGCAAGCAATACCTCTACCATGCCGCCTGGGACCAAGCACGTGCCCTCACCAAGTTCAGCCGGTTGCGGGCTTTCGGGGAAAAGCTGGCCGAACTGCGGGCCCAAATGCATAAGGACCTGGCCCGCCCGCAGCTGGATAAGCAAAAGGTGATGGCGCTAGTGCTGACGCTCATGGACAAATCATTCATCCGGGTCGGCAACCGTGAATACGCCGAAAAGAACAAAACCTATGGCCTCACGACTCTGCGCGACAAGCATGTGCAGGTGACAGGAGCCGATGTCCGCTTTGCTTTTGTGGGCAAAAAAGGAGTAGCCCACGACCTGACTCTGCACGACCGAAAGCTGGCCCGGCTGGTGCTGAAATGCAAGGAAATACCAGGCCAGCACCTGTTCCAGTACTACAGCACCGATGGGCAACGCCAGGAGCTGGAATCGGGTGATGTAAATGAGTACCTGCAGCAGGTTACGGGCATGAAGCTTTCGGCGAAGGACTTTCGGACCTGGGGCGGCACCGTAAAAATGGTGGAATGCCTGGAGCGGGTACTGGACGAAGAGCCGGACTTCCCCAAGCCCAAGACGCTGAAGCGCGCTCTGAAAGACGTGGCCCACGATCTGGGCAACACACCCACTGTGTGCTCCAAATACTACATCCATCCGCAGGTGATGGAGCTGTTCAACTCGGATAAGCTCATCGACTACCTGCGCCGCCACGACGCGGACCCCGCCGAAAACGACCTGCTCACGCCCACCGAACACATGGTGCTGGACATGCTGGCCGAGTTGGAAAAGGCGAAATAA
- a CDS encoding DNA gyrase/topoisomerase IV subunit A, with product MATAEASTEETEPAETEEIAEAEEEPKFAPGETIHDVATVNGMYQNWFLDYASYVILERAVPAIEDGLKPVQRRILHAMKEMDDGRFNKVANVIGQTMQYHPHGDASIGDAMVNLGQKDLLIETQGNWGDIRTGDGAAAPRYIEARLSKFALDVVFNPDITEWQMSYDGRKREPTTLPVKFPLLLAQGVEGIAVGLSTKIMPHNFRELCKASIDVLRGREIQLFPDFPTGGLCDVTNYNGGLRGAKIRLRATIEKVDKTMLVIRDIPYGTTTTALMESIVKASEGNKIKIKKVVDNTAATVEIQVHLPTGVSPDLTMDALYAFTDCEVSISPNTCVIIEDKPRFVGVEDMLRLSTQKTLRLLERELEIREEELQEKWHSASLEKIFIENRIYRKIEECETWEEILQTIDAGLKKFVRIEGEKPKANDTRIVMRRAITEDDLTRLTEIRIKRISKYDGFKADEYIQRLETELAEVADHLANLTRYAINYFEGLLKKYGQNRERKTQLRTFDVVTAQKVAVANQKLYVNRRDGFVGYGLKKDEQVEHVCDCSDLDDIISIKRDGTFTVTRIAEKTFVGKDILHVGVYNKNDDRLVYNMIYQDGVSGISFAKRFLVTGITRDKVYDLTKGTKGTKTLYLTANPNSESEIVGVQLSDKAPARVKQFDFDFAELSIKGKGSMGNIVTKQPIKKITQKSLGDSTLGGREMFFDSVVGRLNHAGHGRYLGTFDTDDTLLRVYKDGSYELMPPELSLHFEMANMVLLRKLEPGLVLTAVYYEGESKTYYVKRFTIETTTLKKRFTFISETTGSKLIAVTANPEPQVEVKLQRDKKADKETEKISLHEFIDVKGWKAMGNKLNYFRIHAVTLLTDEGPEPQRREVKKKAGPATIPRSAAGPSEPEGPLPDLTGPVDISAADIAQAQAILKTPKSQLKLF from the coding sequence ATGGCCACGGCCGAAGCATCCACTGAGGAAACGGAACCAGCCGAAACCGAAGAAATTGCGGAGGCAGAAGAAGAGCCGAAGTTCGCACCTGGCGAAACCATCCACGATGTAGCCACCGTGAATGGCATGTACCAGAACTGGTTTCTGGACTACGCCAGCTACGTGATTCTGGAGCGTGCCGTGCCCGCCATTGAAGATGGACTTAAGCCGGTGCAACGCCGCATTCTGCACGCCATGAAGGAGATGGATGATGGCCGCTTCAACAAAGTGGCCAACGTCATTGGGCAGACCATGCAGTACCACCCCCACGGCGACGCCAGCATTGGCGACGCTATGGTGAACCTGGGGCAGAAGGACCTACTGATTGAAACTCAGGGCAACTGGGGCGACATCCGGACCGGCGACGGCGCGGCGGCCCCGCGTTACATAGAAGCCCGCCTGAGCAAGTTTGCGCTGGACGTCGTGTTCAACCCCGACATCACGGAGTGGCAGATGAGCTACGACGGCCGCAAGCGTGAGCCGACTACGCTGCCCGTGAAGTTTCCGCTGTTACTGGCACAAGGCGTGGAAGGCATTGCTGTGGGCCTGAGCACCAAGATCATGCCCCACAACTTCCGCGAGTTGTGCAAAGCCAGTATTGATGTACTGCGCGGCCGGGAAATCCAGCTGTTTCCGGACTTCCCGACCGGTGGACTCTGCGACGTCACGAACTATAACGGTGGCCTGCGCGGCGCCAAAATCCGGCTGCGTGCCACCATCGAGAAGGTCGATAAGACCATGCTGGTTATTCGCGACATTCCATACGGCACCACCACCACGGCGCTGATGGAAAGCATCGTGAAAGCCTCGGAAGGGAATAAAATCAAGATTAAAAAGGTAGTCGACAACACGGCTGCCACGGTAGAAATACAAGTACATCTGCCCACCGGCGTTTCGCCGGACCTGACGATGGATGCGCTGTATGCCTTCACCGACTGCGAGGTTAGTATTTCGCCCAACACCTGCGTCATCATCGAGGACAAGCCGCGCTTCGTGGGGGTGGAGGACATGCTGCGCCTGAGCACCCAGAAGACGTTGCGCTTGCTGGAGCGGGAACTAGAAATCCGGGAAGAAGAGCTGCAGGAAAAGTGGCATTCGGCTTCGCTGGAGAAGATTTTCATCGAAAACCGCATCTACCGCAAAATTGAGGAGTGCGAAACATGGGAGGAAATCCTGCAGACCATTGATGCGGGCCTGAAGAAATTCGTGCGCATCGAAGGCGAGAAGCCCAAGGCCAATGACACACGCATTGTGATGCGCCGGGCCATTACCGAAGACGACCTCACCCGCCTCACCGAAATCCGCATCAAGCGCATTTCCAAATACGACGGCTTTAAGGCTGATGAGTACATTCAGCGGCTGGAAACGGAGCTGGCAGAAGTGGCCGACCACCTCGCCAATCTCACGCGCTACGCCATCAACTACTTCGAGGGGCTGCTTAAAAAGTACGGTCAGAATAGGGAGCGGAAAACCCAACTCCGCACCTTTGATGTGGTAACGGCCCAAAAAGTAGCCGTGGCCAACCAAAAGCTCTACGTGAACCGCCGCGACGGTTTTGTGGGCTACGGCCTGAAAAAGGACGAGCAGGTAGAGCATGTCTGCGACTGTTCCGACCTCGACGACATCATCAGCATCAAGCGGGATGGCACGTTCACAGTAACCCGGATTGCCGAAAAGACCTTCGTGGGGAAGGACATTCTGCACGTTGGCGTCTATAACAAGAACGACGACCGGCTGGTGTACAACATGATTTACCAGGATGGTGTCTCAGGTATCAGCTTCGCTAAGCGCTTCCTTGTAACGGGCATCACCCGCGACAAAGTATACGACCTGACGAAGGGGACGAAAGGCACCAAAACGCTCTACCTCACGGCCAATCCCAATTCGGAGTCGGAGATAGTAGGTGTGCAGCTTTCCGATAAGGCGCCGGCCCGCGTGAAGCAGTTCGACTTTGACTTTGCCGAGCTGTCAATCAAAGGCAAGGGTTCGATGGGAAACATTGTCACGAAGCAACCTATCAAGAAAATCACGCAGAAAAGCCTCGGCGACTCGACGCTGGGTGGCCGCGAAATGTTCTTTGATAGTGTGGTGGGCCGCCTCAACCATGCCGGCCATGGCCGTTACCTGGGTACCTTCGATACCGATGACACGCTGCTGCGTGTGTACAAGGATGGCAGCTACGAACTGATGCCGCCCGAGTTGTCGCTGCACTTTGAGATGGCAAACATGGTGTTGCTACGCAAGCTGGAGCCCGGTTTGGTGCTAACGGCTGTGTATTACGAGGGCGAATCAAAGACGTACTACGTAAAGCGGTTCACCATCGAGACGACGACCCTGAAAAAGCGCTTCACATTTATTAGCGAAACCACGGGCTCGAAGCTGATAGCGGTAACGGCCAACCCCGAACCGCAAGTGGAGGTGAAGCTGCAGCGCGATAAGAAAGCCGACAAGGAAACCGAGAAAATCAGCCTGCACGAGTTCATTGATGTGAAAGGGTGGAAGGCAATGGGCAACAAGCTCAACTACTTCCGGATTCATGCCGTGACCCTGCTGACGGATGAAGGTCCTGAGCCCCAGCGGCGCGAAGTGAAGAAAAAGGCCGGTCCGGCCACCATTCCCCGGTCGGCCGCTGGGCCCAGCGAGCCGGAAGGGCCACTGCCTGATCTGACCGGCCCCGTGGATATTTCGGCTGCCGATATTGCCCAGGCCCAGGCCATACTAAAGACTCCCAAGTCGCAGCTTAAGTTGTTTTAA
- a CDS encoding sugar 3,4-ketoisomerase: MSIVPAEALPVPRLMPLPVIGDAATGYTATAAPGALPFPIARVYWTYGTPANVLRGHHAHHTLEQLLVAVSGRLDVTLENPAGEQQQFTLERPDVGLYLPGLYWRTIRFHKQAVLLCLVSQPYSEASYIRDYAAFRALANASDTL, translated from the coding sequence ATGTCCATAGTGCCTGCTGAAGCCCTGCCTGTACCGCGCCTGATGCCGCTACCCGTCATCGGTGATGCAGCCACTGGCTATACCGCAACGGCTGCTCCAGGGGCGTTGCCATTCCCTATTGCACGGGTCTATTGGACGTATGGTACTCCGGCCAATGTACTGCGGGGCCACCATGCCCACCATACACTGGAACAATTGCTGGTTGCCGTAAGTGGCCGCCTTGATGTTACCCTCGAAAATCCGGCTGGCGAGCAGCAGCAGTTTACGTTGGAGCGCCCAGATGTCGGTTTGTACCTGCCGGGCCTGTACTGGCGCACCATCCGCTTCCACAAGCAGGCCGTGCTGCTATGTTTAGTATCGCAGCCCTATTCCGAGGCTAGCTATATCCGCGACTATGCGGCTTTTCGGGCCCTGGCTAATGCGTCGGACACGCTATGA
- a CDS encoding GNAT family N-acetyltransferase, with protein sequence MSHLPAVTWVEPYAKAHEAAWDALVAASDNGPFLFQQSFLTYHQDRFQDQSWLVWQGQELRAVFVAATAHTTTAPDVLIAHPGLAYGGLVTVAQPKYTEVAAWLELLRAAWQAAGFRQLILKPVPRVFCRQPSEGLLFWLHQQGARLTGRELNSVINLTRPFRIGTWRRGNLRKARRHGVVVAATAADSEYAAFWDILTQNLLQVHGRRPVHTLAEICRLRDQNPDHIELWVARIGVEVVAGVVVFQDTHQGFVHTQYIAGNPFGKQTGAVDAVLAHLLEVKSAHFQRFSFGISTVHGEVNQGLLNQKEGFGATAETTDTYTLELQ encoded by the coding sequence ATGAGCCACTTGCCGGCCGTAACCTGGGTAGAACCGTACGCAAAGGCGCATGAGGCAGCCTGGGATGCGCTGGTAGCGGCTTCCGACAACGGGCCTTTCCTGTTTCAACAGTCGTTTCTTACCTATCACCAAGACCGTTTCCAGGACCAATCGTGGCTGGTATGGCAGGGGCAGGAGCTACGGGCCGTTTTTGTGGCAGCTACCGCCCATACCACCACCGCGCCTGATGTACTGATAGCGCACCCAGGACTGGCCTATGGCGGCCTCGTTACGGTTGCACAACCCAAATACACGGAGGTAGCTGCCTGGCTAGAATTGCTGCGCGCTGCCTGGCAGGCAGCTGGGTTCCGGCAGCTTATTCTGAAGCCGGTACCACGCGTGTTTTGCCGCCAGCCTTCTGAAGGGCTATTGTTTTGGCTGCACCAGCAGGGCGCCCGCCTCACTGGCCGTGAGCTGAATTCCGTCATCAATCTGACACGGCCTTTCCGGATTGGCACCTGGCGGCGGGGCAATCTGCGCAAAGCGCGCCGCCACGGGGTAGTAGTAGCAGCTACGGCAGCTGACTCTGAGTACGCGGCCTTCTGGGACATTCTCACTCAAAACCTACTCCAGGTGCACGGGCGCCGCCCCGTACATACGCTAGCTGAAATATGCCGCTTGCGCGACCAGAACCCGGACCATATAGAACTCTGGGTGGCACGAATAGGGGTAGAAGTTGTGGCCGGGGTGGTAGTGTTTCAGGACACGCACCAGGGATTTGTGCATACGCAGTACATAGCCGGAAACCCTTTCGGCAAGCAAACCGGCGCCGTTGATGCCGTTCTGGCGCATCTGCTTGAGGTGAAGTCAGCGCATTTTCAACGGTTTTCATTCGGCATTTCTACCGTGCACGGAGAGGTAAACCAGGGCCTGCTAAATCAAAAAGAGGGCTTCGGAGCCACGGCCGAAACCACAGACACTTACACCCTCGAGTTGCAATAA
- a CDS encoding exonuclease domain-containing protein, with translation MYAIIDLETTGGQPTQDRITEIAIFIHDGEKVVDQYDTLVNPGRSIPFFITQLTGINDEMVRDAPKFHEVARKVVEMTEGCVFVAHNVRFDYSFLKKEFGDLGYNYSRKTLCTVRLSRSLMPGQPSYSLGKLCQNIGIPLNGRHRAAGDAAATAILFDRLLKISQQEEALTKPGLSPADTLAAVDANAPAGRRPVPPATASPAATKAPSARKIKAVQEAIRTALLPPNITPEKVASLPHTAGVYYFHNEQGEVIYVGKSINIYKRIQQHFAVDYKSRKSIEFKNSISDITWELTGSELVALLYESHEIKRLKPLYNRKLRRSVFPAGIFLRTDEQGYKHLYYGRADDHAESHPLIALGNQYKAKGFLFHKVSKFNLCQKLCDLYKTTGACFDYQVHRCKGACLGLEPPEEYNQRVEEAIESFTYEHGSFVVIGQGRREDEKTIVLVENGRYQGFAYVDTESFSARSLADFRNVITRYNDNKDAQQIIRQYLRTKHKDKVKIFK, from the coding sequence TTGTACGCCATCATTGACCTTGAGACTACCGGGGGACAGCCCACGCAGGACCGCATTACGGAAATAGCCATCTTTATTCATGATGGTGAAAAGGTGGTGGACCAATACGATACGCTGGTTAATCCGGGGCGCTCCATTCCATTTTTTATCACCCAGCTCACCGGCATCAACGATGAGATGGTGCGCGACGCACCCAAGTTTCATGAGGTGGCCCGCAAAGTGGTGGAAATGACGGAAGGCTGCGTGTTTGTGGCCCACAACGTACGCTTCGACTATTCCTTTCTGAAAAAGGAATTCGGCGACTTAGGCTACAACTATTCGCGCAAAACGCTGTGTACCGTGCGCCTCAGCCGCTCCCTGATGCCGGGCCAGCCCAGCTACAGTCTCGGCAAGCTGTGCCAGAACATTGGCATTCCGCTGAACGGTCGCCACCGGGCTGCTGGCGACGCCGCCGCTACGGCTATCTTGTTTGACCGGCTGCTCAAAATCAGCCAGCAGGAAGAGGCGCTGACTAAGCCCGGCCTATCTCCGGCCGATACGCTGGCTGCCGTGGATGCAAATGCCCCGGCCGGCCGCCGACCAGTTCCGCCGGCCACTGCCAGCCCGGCCGCCACAAAGGCCCCTTCTGCCCGCAAGATAAAAGCAGTGCAGGAAGCTATCCGGACGGCGCTACTACCGCCCAACATCACACCGGAAAAAGTGGCCTCACTGCCGCATACGGCGGGCGTATATTACTTCCACAACGAGCAGGGCGAGGTGATTTATGTGGGCAAGAGCATCAATATCTACAAACGCATCCAGCAGCATTTCGCGGTTGACTACAAGTCGCGCAAAAGCATAGAATTCAAAAACTCCATTTCCGATATCACCTGGGAACTGACCGGCTCGGAATTGGTGGCGTTGCTGTATGAGTCGCACGAAATCAAGCGGCTGAAGCCACTTTACAATCGGAAGCTGCGGCGCTCCGTGTTTCCGGCCGGTATTTTCCTGCGCACCGACGAGCAGGGCTACAAACACCTCTACTACGGCCGCGCCGATGACCATGCGGAGTCGCACCCGCTCATTGCGCTGGGCAACCAGTACAAGGCCAAAGGATTCCTATTTCATAAAGTCTCCAAGTTCAATCTGTGCCAGAAGCTCTGCGACTTATACAAAACCACGGGGGCCTGCTTCGACTACCAGGTGCACCGCTGCAAAGGTGCCTGCCTGGGCCTGGAGCCACCCGAAGAGTACAACCAGCGCGTAGAGGAAGCCATTGAGTCGTTTACGTATGAGCACGGCTCATTTGTGGTGATTGGGCAGGGCCGCCGCGAGGACGAAAAGACGATTGTACTAGTTGAAAACGGCCGGTACCAAGGCTTTGCCTATGTCGATACCGAATCGTTTTCCGCCCGCAGCTTAGCTGATTTCAGAAACGTCATTACTCGCTACAACGACAACAAGGATGCGCAGCAGATTATCCGGCAATATCTGCGCACCAAGCATAAGGACAAGGTGAAGATTTTCAAATAG
- a CDS encoding AI-2E family transporter, which yields MLTPAAQHHLPPSGHKPSPVVKQTPIIQFAFFLLGAVLLVYSLKVLDDILLPLLFSAVFTLLLLPICRWLELRGLPRVLAIILCLLLVLAVFAGVILGFGSQLAQFKSELPKLQTKMMEFFTQAQEWAHVKFGYKPMSIEDLKETTVKTLKKSGGSYLGTTLNTTTAVLSNLAQVLIYIFCLLLYRDHLRQFMFRFVAPDKRTSVLHTVDSIQTVVQAYISGLFKVIVIVAVLNGIGLLALGVKFAIFFAIFASVLAIIPYIGIMIGATVPAIITLVETGSPLQAALVVGVFVVVQFLEGNFITPMITGSQVSINPLAAILALILGAELWGTPGMILSIPLMAVAKVVLDANKATEPWGFLLGDTAEGEDSTKPENNEPNSVQKLWRRLLNKD from the coding sequence ATGCTTACTCCTGCTGCTCAGCATCATTTGCCTCCTTCCGGCCATAAGCCCAGTCCGGTAGTCAAGCAGACCCCCATCATTCAGTTCGCCTTCTTTCTGCTTGGTGCGGTACTGCTGGTCTACTCGCTGAAAGTCCTCGACGACATCCTGCTGCCGCTGCTGTTTTCGGCCGTATTCACTTTGTTGCTGCTGCCCATCTGCCGCTGGCTGGAGCTGCGTGGCTTGCCGCGGGTACTGGCCATTATTCTGTGTCTCTTGCTAGTGCTGGCCGTTTTTGCGGGGGTTATTCTGGGGTTTGGCTCGCAGTTGGCGCAGTTTAAAAGCGAGCTACCCAAGCTGCAGACCAAGATGATGGAATTCTTCACCCAGGCGCAGGAATGGGCGCATGTGAAGTTTGGCTACAAGCCCATGAGTATCGAAGATCTGAAGGAAACGACGGTCAAGACGCTGAAAAAATCGGGCGGCTCCTACCTCGGTACTACGCTTAACACCACCACCGCGGTACTCAGCAACCTAGCGCAGGTACTCATCTACATCTTCTGTCTGCTGCTCTACCGTGACCATCTGCGGCAGTTTATGTTCCGTTTTGTAGCCCCCGACAAGCGCACGTCGGTGCTGCATACCGTCGACAGTATTCAGACCGTAGTGCAGGCCTACATTTCGGGCCTGTTCAAAGTCATTGTAATTGTGGCTGTACTTAACGGTATCGGGCTGCTTGCGTTGGGCGTCAAGTTCGCCATCTTTTTCGCCATTTTCGCCTCTGTGCTGGCCATTATCCCCTATATCGGCATCATGATTGGAGCCACCGTGCCGGCCATTATTACACTGGTTGAAACCGGCTCCCCGCTGCAGGCAGCGCTGGTAGTTGGGGTGTTTGTGGTGGTGCAGTTTCTGGAAGGCAACTTCATCACGCCCATGATTACTGGCTCGCAGGTCAGCATCAATCCGCTGGCCGCTATTCTGGCCCTGATTCTGGGGGCTGAACTGTGGGGCACACCGGGCATGATTCTCAGCATTCCGCTCATGGCCGTTGCCAAAGTTGTACTGGATGCTAATAAAGCCACAGAGCCCTGGGGTTTCCTGCTCGGCGACACTGCCGAAGGCGAGGACTCCACCAAGCCCGAAAACAACGAGCCGAACAGTGTCCAGAAGCTCTGGCGACGGCTGCTAAATAAAGATTGA